The Cloacibacillus sp. genomic sequence GTGAGAATAGCGCTCTATCCGCTCAACCAGAAACAAATGCTCAGCATGCAGCATATGCAGAAGATACAGCCCATGCTGAAGGTGATCCAGGAAAAATACGCCAATGATAAAGAAAAAATGAATCAGGAGACGATGCGTCTCTACAAAGAATATAAGGTCAACCCCGCCGCGGGCTGCCTTCCGCTTATAGTTCAGCTTCCGATACTGATACTCCTTTTCAACGTTCTCCGCACCTATGACTTCTCCGGCACCTCTTACCTCGGCGTCATGCTCGGTTCTTCAACGACGGCAGGTCTCGCCCAGGCTCTTGGAGTGCCACCCCTCGCCGGCGCAAACGGTGAATACAGCATAATGGCCGTGCTTACCGCAATGATAACAAACCCCAGCGGCCTCGCGCATGTCGGACTCTACCTTGGAAACCTCATACTGCTTATCGCTATCTCGGTGCTCACATGGGCGCAGCAGAAGCTTTCCGGCGGCACCAATCCGCAGATGGCTATGATGAATACGATAATGCCGTTCTTCATGGCCTTTATATGCCTTTCGATGCCGGGAGGCGTGATGCTCTATTGGGGCCTTTCATCGCTGATAGGCGTGGCGCAGCAATATTTTGTAATGAAAAAGACAACGGAACAGCTCGCCGTGAAGCCGGCGCTCCACAAGAACAAGCCGGTAGGACAGCAGCCAGCTGACGACGACGATGAAGACGAGGAATAAAATATGAACAGCAAAGAAACCGAACAGATACCGCTGCCGGAAATAGAAAGCTCCGTCGTTGAGTGTCCCTCAGTTGACGAGGCTAAGGCGCAGGGCGCCAAAATGTGGGGCATCACGCCCGACGACGTCGACGCCACTGTAATATCGGAGGACAAAAAACTTTTCGGCCTCTTGGGTTCCACCTTCAAGGTCGAGATTCGTCCCTTTGCGCCCGTCACCTATATCAAATCATGCCACTTCGTAAATGAGATACTTGACAAGATGGATCTGGACCTCATCCCCGAACTGACCGACGACGGCATGATCAACCTTGTCGGAGAGGACGCGGGCGTAGTGATCGGAAGATACGGCGAAACTTTAAAGGCGCTCGAATACATCACAAACCTCGTATGCCACGACGACCTTTCAACGCGCCGCGTGCGCTTTGACTGCGGAGGCTACCGCGAGCGCCGCGAGCAGACGCTAAAGCGCCTCGCAGAGTCCATAGCGCGCGAAGCGAAGCACAAGGGCTCTCCCGTCAGCCTTGAGCCTATGTCCAGTTGGGAAAGACGCCTCATCCATATCGCGCTTCGCGATAATAAAGAGGTAGAGACGCGCTCAATAGGCGAAGAGCCGCTTCGCCGCGTGCTCGTCTGCCCCGTGGGCGCAGCCTCGGGCAACCGCAGAAGGCGTCCGCAGCGCGGCAGATTCAACTAAGGCGAGATGCACCCGGTAATATTCAAAATATCATTTCTCGAAGCCCGCAGCTATTATGTGCTGTGGGCTTCTGCTTTGCTGCTTTTCATATTCTGGACGCGGCGGCGCGCAGAACGTCTCTACGGCATCGACTACGACGACGCCTCATCCGTGCTTATCTGGGTCTACTGCGCCGGTATACTTGGCTCCTATGCCGCAAGCGTTGCGGGGCGTCTGCCGCTTTATTTCAGTGGCGAGATGCCGCTTTCCATGGTGTTTCGGGGCATGACCTCATGGGGCGGGATGGCGGCGGGCGGCGTGGTCGGGCTTTACAGGCTTAAGAGGCTGCGCATCAGAGCCGGAGCCTTTGCGGACGCGGCGGCGCTTCCAGCCGCAGCTATGCTTGCCATAGGGCGCGTCGGCTGCCATCTTGAGGGCTGCTGCGCCGGAGTCGGCCGGTATTATGAAAAGGCGCCTCTTTTTGGACTGCATTTTCCGTTTGATGCAGCCGGTTATTATCATTTCCCATCGCAGCTTTTGGAATCTTCCGCCGCCTTTGCCATTTTTCTGATTCTGCTTATGACACAGCGCCTATTGAAAAAATGCGGCCGGCTAAGCCAGGGCGGAGTGCTCTTTCCGATCTTTCTTGCGCTCTACGGTCTTTACAGGTTTTGTACGGACGGCTTTAGAGCCGCGGGCGTTGCCGGAGTTTCGCAAAGCGGAGATATTGTGTGGCTCGCGGCTATGGCGATAGGCGCNNNNNNNNNNNNNNNNNNNNNNNNNNNNNNNNNNNNNNNNNNNNNNNNNNNNNNNNNNNNNNNNNNNNNNNNNNNNNNNNNNNNNNNNNNNNNNNNNNNNTCGTGGCTCGTATGGACTTTGCGCGGCTTTAGTACTCCTGAGCGTCGTGATCAAAATTTTTAATAAATTTCAGCAGCTCTTCGCCGCTTATCGGCTTCGCTATCAAATATCCCTGAATGTTTGTGTATCCCATCTCTAAAAGCAGCGCAAGCTCTCCTTCAAGCTCGACGCCCTCTACTATGACGTCTAGGTGCAGCGCCTTTGCCACCTCAGCTATAGCCTTTAGGATGTCCCTCTGCTGCTTCGATTCCGTCATTCCGCGGACAAAGCTCTTGTCCACCTTCATATAATCCGCGTCTATATCCTTTAACGAGGCGAGCGACGAATACCCTGTGCCGAAGTCGTCGAGATAGATAGCTATTCCGGCCTCTTTCAGCGGGCGTATCTTGTTTTTTATTCCGGCGGCGTCTACGCCCAGCGCGTCAACCAGCCCGTAAGACTCTGTTATCTCCATGCCCAGCGAATGCTTGGGAAGCGCTGCCTCCTTCGCCTTTTTGAGCAGTTTGTCTATGAAGTCCATCTGCGCAAGCTGTATCATTGAGACGTTGAACTCCACGCTGATACGGTAGGGCGCAAGTATTTTAGCGAAGGCGATGGCTTCGTCTATCACCCAGTCGCCCAGTTCGTTGATGAAGCCGTTCAGTTCGGCCATAGGAATAAACTGGTCGGGCGGCACGTCGCCGTATTTTGCGCTGCGCCACCGCGAAAGGGCCTCCACGGATACTATCCTGTCTTCGACCGCGTTGTAGACGGGCTGGAAATAAAGCTCCATCTCATGCTCGGCGAGCGCGCTTCGCAGGCAGAGCTCCATATCTAGGCGTTCGCGCATGAATTTGTAGGTGACGTCGTCAAGCCTGCATATATTGTCGGGAGCCGTCTTTGCAAGCCGCAGCGCCACTTCTCCGTAGCCGAAAATTTCTTCCGCGGCGACGCCGGACTTTCTTATATATTCCTCATAGCTTGCGACGCCGATGTAGCAGCCGGTCTCAAAGGTGTTGTCGCCTATTTTGTACGGCTGACGGAAGGTCTCTTTCAGTGCTGAGGCAAGTTCGGCTATACTTGCTGCGGAAGAGCCCTCATGATAGACGCAGAAATTATCATAGTTCAGGCTGTACGCCTGCGCGCCAAAGCGCGCTCCTGCCTGACGGAGCCGCCGCGCCGTCTCAGTCAGCATTTTTTTGTGCAGATGGCTGCCGAATATCTCTAGTATCTTGTGGCTGTCCTTTATCTCAACAAAGAAACACGCGGCCTGATAGCTGTGCCCGCGCTGCGCCTCAAGCACCTCGTATATCATCTTTCGGAAGCTTTCCGTGTTGGGAAGTCCGGTGACGCTGTCCTTATAGGCTAAGTTCTCCACGCGCCGGCGCAGCAGCTCGTCGTTCGTCACGTCCATGCAGCATACCTGTGTTCTGCCGTGCTCCTCTTTTTCAATGACGCGCACCAGTATGTATATCGCGCCGCGCGGCGTGTTGAGGCGAAGCCGGAACGAACCTCCGACGTCGGGAATGCCGTTTTGAAAGAGCCTGTCGGCGCGGCCTGTGTAGTCGTTTATGTTGAACCGTTTCTGGTCGTGCGGCAGCCCCAGCAGAGCGGCAAGCGGCCTGTCAAAGCCGCTGACCGTACCGTCGGGCAAAAGCGTGAAAAGATATATGCCGGAGGAGTCCATCATAAGGTGCGAGAGCTGCTGAGTTCTTTTTGAACGCCACGACAAGAAATAGACTAGCAGGATGATGAAGATAAGCAGCGTCGTCAGCGCGAGGAAGGCGTTGCCCGTCCTTGTGATCATTCGCTGCTGCGCGGCCCTGATGCCGCTGTCTGATGAAAGCGCAAACAAAGTCCACCCATTTGCGCTCTGGATCGCGGCAAATGCGGCGGAACGCCTGCTGCTTTGCACGTCGAAAATGTTGACCTTTGAATTGCCGTATATCCTTGAACCTGCGATCGCCTTTTTCAGCCCGTCCTCTTCGTCGCGCGTCAAAATTTCGCGCATCGAGCCGAAAATATCGGCGCCGCCATCCGTGTTGAACGACGCGGCCTCCGAATCTTCCGAGATACGGGAGGCGACTATCCTGTTTGATGAATCCAAAATAAATAACGAAGCTCCAGTGTATGGGAGCTCTATCTCGCCAAGTATCTTCACCGTGGGCCCAAGCGGCACCACGGCGCTGAGGGACCCTACGTTCGTTGCGCCTATATAGACCGGAGCCGAAAGAAGTACGCAGGGGCGTTTCGTGCCGCTGCCAGGCACAGCCTCGACCACGTTTGAGGCTGCGTGAAAGCCGCGCAGCGCGCGGTAGATAAAGTCATAAGAGGAGAGGTTGGCCGCAGGGTAAGCGGTGTTGTCATGTGGGCTGACAAGATTGCCGTTGATATCCGTCAGAATGAATCCGACGCAGCCTATGCGCCTCTTTAATTTCTCGTTGTCGGCAAATTTTTCAGCGATAGATTTTAAGAAATAGCCGTCCGTTTCATTCGGGCTGAACGGAAAGCGCGCCGCTNNNNNNNNNNNNNNNNNNNNNNNNNNNNNNNNNNNNNNNNNNNNNNNNNNNNNNNNNNNNNNNNNNNNNNNNNNNNNNNNNNNNNNNNNNNNNNNNNNNTCTCCGAGTATCTTTAGTTTGGAGTCTATTCTTTCGTTTACTATATCAACGGCAAGCGAAAGCACGGAATTATTCTGTGCCGCATCCTGTTCTTTATAGAGTTCCTGCACTCTGTCAAGCAGCATCGCAGCCAGACAGACAATGAGCGCCAGCATTATGAGCAGCAGACGGAAGGTACGCATATACAGGAATTTAAAGTTCAGTCTATATTTCAACTATTCAACCACACCTAATGCACAAAATTCTTATTGTTGCATTGCCATAACAGTATATAATATTTTAAGCAGCATCTGCAAATATTTTTCCCTTGACTTATCCTGACCAAATTGGTATCATTATATCTCAAGTTGTGAAAACAATGATTTAACACATGGAGGTGTTTAGATGAACAAACTAGACTTGAACAGCGGACTTAAGAAATTTGGCGCCGCCGCAGTGGCCGCGCTTATTTTGTTTGCCGGCGGAGCCGCGGGCTCCTATATAGCGACAAAATACACGGTGGGCGAAGGCGGTATAGCAAGGGAGACAAACCCGGGAGGCGCGGCTTCTGCGCAGGCCCCGGCCGGTTCCGACTATAAGAACCCCTACGTCTCGATCGTAAAAAGAAGTTCTCCCGCGGTCGTCAACATCGACGTGGAAACTATGGTGACGCAGCAGCCGATGGCGAACCCGTTCCAGGGCAACCCGTTCTTTGAAGAGTTCTTCGGAGAGGAATTCTTCGGCGGTGCGCAGAGGCAGCAGGCGCAGCCGCGCAAGGTGCCGCGCCGCGGCAAAGGCTCGGGCTTCATCGTGAGCAAAGAGGGATATATCCTCACAAACAACCATGTCGTTGAGGATGCGGATAAAATAAAGGTGACGCTGCTTGACGGCAGGACGTTTGACGCGAAGAAGGTAGGCCAGGATCCGACGTTTGACCTTGCTGTCATCCAAATCAAGGCAAAAGACCTTCCCGTGCTGCCTCTCGGCGATTCTTCACAGACCGAAGTTGGCGAGCAGGTGGTGGCCATCGGCAACCCGCACGGTTTTGAAAACACCGTGACGGCCGGCATCATCTCCGCGAAGAACAGAACTCTTCAGGCGCCCGACATCAGCTTTCAGGGCTTCCTGCAGACCGACGCCGCCATCAACCCCGGCAACAGCGGAGGGCCGCTCATCGACCTCAACGGCAATGTCATCGGCATAAACACCGCCATCGTTCCCTACGCTCAGGGCATAGGATTCGCGGTGCCGGTAAATATGGCCAAGCAGATAATGGACGACCTCATCAAGCACGGCGAGGTGCGCCGCGGATGGCTCGGAGTTACGGTGCAGCCTTTGACGGCCTCGCTTGTCCAGGCCTATAAGATACCCGTAAAAGAAGGTTCCATCATAGCGGACCTCCAGAAGGGATCGCCCGCGGAGAAGTTCGGCTTAAAACGCGGCGACGTCATCGTCAAAATTGGCGACAGCGCCATCAAGAACAGTGAAGACGTCGTATTCGCCGTCAGAAACAAACTGGCCGGCGATAAAGTTCCCTTTGAGATCTACCGCGACGGCAGGAAAATGACCGTAACTGTGACGCTCGGAGATATGTCCGAGATAAAAGGCGCAAAGCGCGTCGCGCCGCAGAGAGGTTCGTCGCAGCCGATGAAGGAATCTACAAAAATGGGCGTCACCGTCGTGCAGAACAGCCCGGAACTGAGCAAAAAGTACGGCCTTGCCGAAAGTGAAGGCGTAGTCGTCACAAACATAGCTCAGGGCTCGGAGGGCCGCAACCTCGGCCTGCGTCAGGGCGACGTCATTCTTGAGATAAACCGTCAGAAGGTAAATTCCGTAGCGGACTGGGAGAGGATAATGGGAGCAAAGAACCCGGCCTTGGGCTTCCTCGTCTCACGCGAAGGGCAGACGCTTTTCATCTCTGTCCAGGAATAACGCAAAAACCGCCGCGTGAAAACGCAAACGGCAAACTATAAAAAAATCTCCCCAACGGCAGAGGCCCGCGGGGAGATTTTTTATAGTTTTTATCTGCGGCAGGCGCCGCCCATTTTGTAGCCCTCTTTGTCGATGACGACTCGCGCTATGCCGAGCGCCGCCAGATGGCGGCATATCTTTGCCCTGTTTTGTTCAAGCAGAGCGATGTATGCGCCTTCCGTTTCTATCTTTGCGCATCGTCCGTCGTACCGCAGCCTAAGCTGCGTCTCTTTTGGCAGCAGCGAGCGCAGATATTCCTCGCCCGCTTCGATTGTTTCTAGCAGCACGAGCGTTATCGCGACGCCAGTAGGCACCCGGGAGGCAAGACAGGCGGAAGCCGGCTTCATCGCGGTGGGAAGGCCGAGCTGCCGTGATATTTCTCGTATCTCAGCTTTTGTAAAGCCGCATTCAAGAAGCGGGCTCACGGCGAACCTGCATTCGCGCAGAGCCTCCATGCCGGGACGATAATCGCTGAGATCATCGACGTTCGAGCCGTCGAGTATCCATTTGACGCCGCGGTTTTTCGCCTCTTTTTCAAGCGCAGCAAGCCGTCCCGCCTTGCAGGTATAGCAGCGGCGGCTGTCATTTGTGCAAAAATCGCCGAGCGCGCATTCGTCAAAAATTATCTGAACCAGCTCTATCCCGTATTCTTCCGTGAAGCGGAGAATCTCTTTTTTATCGGAGGCGCAAAGAAGCGGCGACCAGACGGTAAACGCGGGCGAACGTCCGCAGTTTGCACGCGAGGCGGCGAAGGCAAGCAGCGCGCTGTCCGTTCCACCGGAAAAGGCTACGGCGGACTTTCCGTCAAGCGCCTTTAAATATGAAAGGAGCGCCTCGTACTTCTTCTGCGCCGAGCCCGCAAGCTCAGCGTTTTCGGTAACAGAAGTCACAGCGGTCGTCGCCGTTCATAATAGTTTTTGCGCGGACAAGTTCAAGTCTGTCATCGAAGCCCTCAAGGAAAGCGGCGTCCCTGTCGCACGAAACGAGCGCGCCTATATCGCCGAAGCCAAGTTTTTGATAAAGCTCGGCGTAGGCGCAGCGCGTCACGTCAAAACTCAGACTACAGTCATCCTCCGACAGCTTTTCCATTGTCAGCTCCCCGCCTGCGTTCCATTTGGTAAGGCAGTTTTTCGCAAGCGAGGCGATCCCGCGGCCGTTCTCCTCCGCGCAGTCGCGGCCCAGCCCGCGCGATATCTCCTGCATAACGTTCCGCACTACGTCGAAAGTGCGTTCAGTCCCAAATTCGTCACAGAAGGCCCTTATAACCGGCCCCAACACTTTCATCTCTATCTCTCTTTGCTTTATCAGGGGAAGTTTATTTTTTTCCTCGCACATTCTTATGCCTCCGTTTCGGCAACCTGGCCTATGGTAGTTCTGCTGATATTTTACCCTTTTACTCACATTACTACAAACAATAATGATAAAATGGAGCCACGAAACAAAGACGTGATACAAACATAAAGGAGGCTCCATTATGAGCGACCAGCTGATTCAGGACAGTCAGGAAAAAATTGAGGCTATGGAAGCAAAGATCGCGGAACTCGAAGCTCAGCTCAGAGAACACGCTGAGATGATCGAAGAGAAAGTAGAAGATGATGCGGAAGAGGCGCGCGCAACCATTAAAAAAGACGTGGCGCGTTTTTACAAGGAACTTTATCCGCTGATCGACAAGTATAAGGCGGGCCGTGAAGAAATAATCAAAAAGGTCAGCTATAACGTCTGCGAGCATCCCGGAGTCGCTATGGCTCTTGCTTTCGGAGCGGGCCTTCTTTTTGCAAAGCTTCTCGAAGACAAGATCGAGCGCTGCGAACACCACCATCACCACCTGTAATATAGTGTGCTGCGACTAAAAGGGCGCCTTGAGGCGCCCTTTTTAAGAAAGGCTGTCAAAGTGAACAGAATAACTAATCTTATCTTAAGTTTTTTCGATCTTGTCGAGGCTGAAGGGCGCAGTTTTCGCATTCAGACCGAACGGATGCTGCGCGGCATCATGGTGCTCTTCTTCGGGGGAGTGCTGCTTACGGCGGCTCTGCTTGCCGCCGCCTTCGGGTTCTACACGCTGCTCGTATTCTTCTTGGGCGTCTCAGGGGCCGCCTTCGCCGTAGCCGTGATGCTTGCCGCCTGCGGCATGGCGCTGATAAAAAAGGGCCTCGCAACGGAGCACAGGCAGAACGCGGCGCAGCCTGCGCCCGCGCAAAACGAAGACAAGGAGGCCGCCTCCGATGAGCAGACAAAATAACGAAGAAATGACAATAGCCGAGGCGAAACTCAACTTTGCCATGGCAATGGAAGAAATCGCGCCGTCAACGCTCGTTCGCGAATATCCGCTAAAGAGCATGGGGCTGTTTGCGGCGGCCGGAGCGCTTTCATATCTTTCCAGCAAACAACTGACGAAAAGCGTGCTGCCCTTCGTCAGTGTGCTGGAAAATCTCTTAAAAAACTACTAACAAACGTTGTCCGCGCGCAAAAAAGACGCACCGCGCGCGTCGCAGGCGGCGGCTGCTGCGTATAACAGATGGAAGCCGCGCGGCTTCCTTATCAGCTTATAACCGTAAAATCCGTCGCTGATCGCCTTTGTCTGGTTTTTTATATCGCGGATCGACAGCTGCAGATGGCCGTGTGTCATCAGCCGCGGCTGTTCCGCGCGAAAGTCCTTCTTTAGTACAAAACGCAGATACCCTCCGTAGGCCTTCGTCAAGCCCATGATCCTGAAATTGCAGTTGAGCACGTTCTCAAGGCTGAAAACATTTTTTGGTGCGACCGTAGTCACCAAAGAGGTGTGTTCTCGCGCCGCCTCGTTCTCCACCAGATACTGCGTAAGGAACTGCACGTTGTTCCCTCGAAATTCGCTGTCTACAACGCAGAAGCCGGTAACCGCGGGACGTTCGTTCGCGGCGCGTACTACGCTGAAAGAATCGAGCGCCTCATTCGTCCAGAGATCGCTCATCTTGATGGTGCGCAGCGCAATGAGCCTGTTTTCGTAGAAGACCCCGACGGCATACCCTTCAGGACCCAGGAATCTTTTTATTTCTTCGTGTGGGGAAGCGGCGAAAATCTCATAAGAGAGGCCGTGTGAAACGGTATCATGGAGGCGCACCGCCTCGTCAAGATGTTCCGGTCCGACGCGTTCCATGCGACAGGGCACCAGCTCCGCTCCTCCATCCTGGAAATGCCGTGTGATGTAGATCATGCGGCCCTGTCTGTCGTTCTGGTTTTTCATTGTCCTCACCTCAATCCTTTGCCAATCAAAAACTCACCGCTCGACGTCGGCGCGTAAATGCCGATAGCGCAGCACAAAAATTATAAAATAAAATAGGGGTAATCTCTATTGTATTTTATGCTGAAATATGAAGTTTTATATAATCGAATGATTGCATAATTAAGCGCGCAAGAATTCCGCAGATGCATCTATGACGGAGCGTAAAAGCTAGCGTAATTTACGCTAAATTTACGCTAAAAATAAGAAAAAGGGAGACCGAAATCTCCCTTAAAAAATTAAATTGTTTAGAGTCGTGACGTGTGTTCATCAAATAGGTCTATGTAAGTTAAAATTGGAGGCGGCACCCGGATTCGGACCGGGGATGAAGGATTTGCAGTCCTCTGCCTTACCACTTGGCTATGCCGCCGTAACGTGTGAAAGTATATCAAGCATCATGGGATGTGTCAAGAAAAGCCTGCGAAATCTCGCGCGTTCAATGGCGACCTCGCGCGCGGCGGAGGGCGTGCGGTTTTACATGTACTTTTCGCAGAGCCTTTCTATTCTGCTGAAAATGTATGGGTAGAGGGCTGTGACGTAAATTGCCGTCATTGCGCCGCAGAGGGCCTTCCAAAGGTTTGGATCGGCGGAGGCAAGCGGCGTCTTCGTTACGCTTGCAAGAAGAAAAAAGAGTGCAAAGCCAGCCGTGAAGCGGAGCGTCTTTTTTAGCGCGCCGCCGTCGATGCTGAAATTTACAAGGCGTTTTTCAAGGAAGAGGCCGGCGAAGAAGCCGTTTACCCCGCCGCATACGAAGCAGGCTGCGTTCAGAAATCGCGCGGGGTCCACCGCGGGCTTGCCGTTTATGAATAC encodes the following:
- a CDS encoding YidC/Oxa1 family membrane protein insertase, producing MSSLWNGASQLLLAVLEFFYGITHSYGLAIILLTVAVRIALYPLNQKQMLSMQHMQKIQPMLKVIQEKYANDKEKMNQETMRLYKEYKVNPAAGCLPLIVQLPILILLFNVLRTYDFSGTSYLGVMLGSSTTAGLAQALGVPPLAGANGEYSIMAVLTAMITNPSGLAHVGLYLGNLILLIAISVLTWAQQKLSGGTNPQMAMMNTIMPFFMAFICLSMPGGVMLYWGLSSLIGVAQQYFVMKKTTEQLAVKPALHKNKPVGQQPADDDDEDEE
- a CDS encoding Do family serine endopeptidase — translated: MNKLDLNSGLKKFGAAAVAALILFAGGAAGSYIATKYTVGEGGIARETNPGGAASAQAPAGSDYKNPYVSIVKRSSPAVVNIDVETMVTQQPMANPFQGNPFFEEFFGEEFFGGAQRQQAQPRKVPRRGKGSGFIVSKEGYILTNNHVVEDADKIKVTLLDGRTFDAKKVGQDPTFDLAVIQIKAKDLPVLPLGDSSQTEVGEQVVAIGNPHGFENTVTAGIISAKNRTLQAPDISFQGFLQTDAAINPGNSGGPLIDLNGNVIGINTAIVPYAQGIGFAVPVNMAKQIMDDLIKHGEVRRGWLGVTVQPLTASLVQAYKIPVKEGSIIADLQKGSPAEKFGLKRGDVIVKIGDSAIKNSEDVVFAVRNKLAGDKVPFEIYRDGRKMTVTVTLGDMSEIKGAKRVAPQRGSSQPMKESTKMGVTVVQNSPELSKKYGLAESEGVVVTNIAQGSEGRNLGLRQGDVILEINRQKVNSVADWERIMGAKNPALGFLVSREGQTLFISVQE
- the jag gene encoding RNA-binding cell elongation regulator Jag/EloR, which encodes MNSKETEQIPLPEIESSVVECPSVDEAKAQGAKMWGITPDDVDATVISEDKKLFGLLGSTFKVEIRPFAPVTYIKSCHFVNEILDKMDLDLIPELTDDGMINLVGEDAGVVIGRYGETLKALEYITNLVCHDDLSTRRVRFDCGGYRERREQTLKRLAESIAREAKHKGSPVSLEPMSSWERRLIHIALRDNKEVETRSIGEEPLRRVLVCPVGAASGNRRRRPQRGRFN
- the larE gene encoding ATP-dependent sacrificial sulfur transferase LarE, with the protein product MTSVTENAELAGSAQKKYEALLSYLKALDGKSAVAFSGGTDSALLAFAASRANCGRSPAFTVWSPLLCASDKKEILRFTEEYGIELVQIIFDECALGDFCTNDSRRCYTCKAGRLAALEKEAKNRGVKWILDGSNVDDLSDYRPGMEALRECRFAVSPLLECGFTKAEIREISRQLGLPTAMKPASACLASRVPTGVAITLVLLETIEAGEEYLRSLLPKETQLRLRYDGRCAKIETEGAYIALLEQNRAKICRHLAALGIARVVIDKEGYKMGGACRR
- a CDS encoding L-2-amino-thiazoline-4-carboxylic acid hydrolase, translated to MCEEKNKLPLIKQREIEMKVLGPVIRAFCDEFGTERTFDVVRNVMQEISRGLGRDCAEENGRGIASLAKNCLTKWNAGGELTMEKLSEDDCSLSFDVTRCAYAELYQKLGFGDIGALVSCDRDAAFLEGFDDRLELVRAKTIMNGDDRCDFCYRKR
- a CDS encoding EAL domain-containing protein: AARFPFSPNETDGYFLKSIAEKFADNEKLKRRIGCVGFILTDINGNLVSPHDNTAYPAANLSSYDFIYRALRGFHAASNVVEAVPGSGTKRPCVLLSAPVYIGATNVGSLSAVVPLGPTVKILGEIELPYTGASLFILDSSNRIVASRISEDSEAASFNTDGGADIFGSMREILTRDEEDGLKKAIAGSRIYGNSKVNIFDVQSSRRSAAFAAIQSANGWTLFALSSDSGIRAAQQRMITRTGNAFLALTTLLIFIILLVYFLSWRSKRTQQLSHLMMDSSGIYLFTLLPDGTVSGFDRPLAALLGLPHDQKRFNINDYTGRADRLFQNGIPDVGGSFRLRLNTPRGAIYILVRVIEKEEHGRTQVCCMDVTNDELLRRRVENLAYKDSVTGLPNTESFRKMIYEVLEAQRGHSYQAACFFVEIKDSHKILEIFGSHLHKKMLTETARRLRQAGARFGAQAYSLNYDNFCVYHEGSSAASIAELASALKETFRQPYKIGDNTFETGCYIGVASYEEYIRKSGVAAEEIFGYGEVALRLAKTAPDNICRLDDVTYKFMRERLDMELCLRSALAEHEMELYFQPVYNAVEDRIVSVEALSRWRSAKYGDVPPDQFIPMAELNGFINELGDWVIDEAIAFAKILAPYRISVEFNVSMIQLAQMDFIDKLLKKAKEAALPKHSLGMEITESYGLVDALGVDAAGIKNKIRPLKEAGIAIYLDDFGTGYSSLASLKDIDADYMKVDKSFVRGMTESKQQRDILKAIAEVAKALHLDVIVEGVELEGELALLLEMGYTNIQGYLIAKPISGEELLKFIKNFDHDAQEY
- a CDS encoding prolipoprotein diacylglyceryl transferase; this encodes MHPVIFKISFLEARSYYVLWASALLLFIFWTRRRAERLYGIDYDDASSVLIWVYCAGILGSYAASVAGRLPLYFSGEMPLSMVFRGMTSWGGMAAGGVVGLYRLKRLRIRAGAFADAAALPAAAMLAIGRVGCHLEGCCAGVGRYYEKAPLFGLHFPFDAAGYYHFPSQLLESSAAFAIFLILLMTQRLLKKCGRLSQGGVLFPIFLALYGLYRFCTDGFRAAGVAGVSQSGDIVWLAAMAIGA